Proteins from a single region of Noviherbaspirillum saxi:
- a CDS encoding LysR family transcriptional regulator: protein MNANISTRLLYAFIALDDLKHFTRAAERCHTSQSAFSVMIQKLEAAVGAKLFERDTRNVTLTPEGELFAEVARSLVSEIESAFDDMSDYVARRRGRVSVAALPSLAANGLPAVIAEYKKLYPGVAVTLYDALSDQCLSLLRQGKVDLVLTAPGANFLEFDSKTLCSDPFYVVCRRDHPLAKKRIVHVNKLAGHEIIHLAKSSSVRQHVDILLRDVQTVHSGFEVEHLATVAGLVEQGLGITLVPELTLFQFRQLDLVAIPLDAKDLMRPILIAKRKGQSLSIAAQAMLELIEKQIGPTGSRRKYQNV, encoded by the coding sequence ATGAACGCCAATATTTCCACCCGCCTGCTTTATGCTTTCATCGCCCTCGATGATTTGAAACATTTCACTCGCGCAGCCGAGCGCTGCCATACCTCCCAGTCAGCTTTTAGCGTCATGATCCAAAAGCTGGAAGCGGCCGTCGGTGCAAAGCTGTTCGAGCGGGACACGCGCAATGTCACGCTGACGCCGGAAGGGGAATTGTTTGCCGAAGTGGCGCGCTCGCTTGTATCGGAAATCGAATCCGCATTCGATGACATGTCGGATTACGTCGCAAGACGCCGCGGGCGCGTATCGGTCGCGGCTCTGCCTTCGTTGGCGGCCAATGGTTTGCCGGCCGTGATTGCTGAATACAAAAAGTTATATCCAGGGGTGGCGGTGACGCTTTACGACGCGCTGTCCGACCAGTGTCTGTCACTGCTTCGGCAAGGCAAGGTCGATCTGGTGCTCACCGCTCCGGGCGCGAACTTCCTGGAATTCGACTCGAAAACACTCTGCAGCGACCCGTTCTATGTGGTGTGCCGACGCGACCATCCTCTTGCGAAAAAGCGTATTGTTCACGTCAACAAACTGGCTGGACACGAGATCATCCATTTAGCCAAATCGTCCAGTGTGCGGCAGCATGTGGACATCCTGCTGCGCGATGTGCAGACGGTGCATTCAGGTTTTGAAGTCGAGCACCTGGCGACCGTAGCCGGTCTGGTCGAACAGGGCTTAGGCATTACCTTGGTACCTGAACTCACTTTATTCCAGTTCCGGCAACTCGATCTCGTTGCGATCCCTTTGGACGCAAAGGATTTGATGCGTCCTATCCTGATTGCCAAACGCAAAGGCCAGTCACTGTCGATCGCTGCGCAAGCGATGCTTGAGCTTATAGAAAAGCAGATCGGGCCGACCGGTTCCAGACGAAAATATCAGAATGTTTGA
- a CDS encoding acyclic terpene utilization AtuA family protein, producing the protein MKQVRIGSGAGYSGDRIEPAVELAERGELDYLIFECLAERTIAIAQRAKMKDPEAGYDPLLVDRMRAVLRPCSEKGIRIITNMGAANPLAAAAKVREIAQSMNLRKLRIAAVLGDDVLGILQTGDYTDDTGLPLNRLGNRLLSANAYLGAQALVEALAQGADIVITGRAADPSLVIAPLIHEFGWAMDDWHRLGQGTLVGHLLECAGQITGGYFADPGYKDVAGLARLGFPIGEVSEDGTVVITKVQGSGGQVTAATCKEQMLYEIHDPAAYFTPDVVADFSAVEIVELAPDRVRVSGATGRPRPETLKVSIGYIDSYIGEGQMSYAGPGALVRARLALDIVAERLKMTAVQASELRYDILGVNAMHGDALAASHSEPYEVRIRVAGRTDNLREAERIANEVESLYTCGPAGGGGATKSAKDIVAVLSTFLPRSEIKTSIQFEESRHAVT; encoded by the coding sequence ATGAAGCAAGTCAGAATAGGATCCGGCGCAGGTTATTCCGGTGATCGCATTGAACCTGCGGTTGAACTCGCTGAACGAGGCGAGCTTGATTACCTGATTTTTGAATGCCTGGCAGAACGCACTATCGCCATTGCTCAGCGCGCCAAGATGAAGGACCCGGAAGCAGGCTACGATCCGCTGTTGGTGGATCGCATGCGGGCGGTCCTGCGTCCGTGCAGCGAAAAAGGTATCCGGATAATCACCAACATGGGGGCAGCCAATCCTCTGGCGGCTGCCGCAAAGGTGAGGGAAATCGCGCAGTCGATGAATCTGCGCAAGCTCAGGATCGCTGCTGTGCTTGGCGACGATGTGTTGGGCATATTGCAGACCGGCGATTACACCGACGATACCGGGCTTCCGCTCAATCGCCTTGGCAACCGTCTGCTGTCGGCCAACGCTTATCTGGGTGCGCAAGCTCTGGTCGAAGCGTTGGCGCAAGGCGCCGACATAGTTATTACCGGGCGCGCCGCCGATCCCTCGTTGGTGATTGCACCGCTTATTCACGAGTTCGGCTGGGCCATGGACGACTGGCATCGCTTGGGCCAGGGCACCTTGGTCGGCCATCTGCTGGAATGCGCAGGACAAATTACAGGCGGCTATTTCGCAGATCCTGGTTACAAGGATGTCGCCGGACTCGCCCGTCTTGGATTTCCAATCGGAGAAGTGTCGGAAGACGGCACGGTCGTCATTACCAAAGTGCAAGGAAGTGGCGGCCAGGTGACGGCAGCAACCTGCAAGGAACAGATGCTGTATGAAATCCATGATCCAGCCGCATATTTCACGCCGGACGTGGTGGCGGATTTTTCAGCAGTCGAGATCGTCGAGCTTGCGCCAGATCGGGTTCGGGTCAGCGGAGCCACGGGACGTCCAAGGCCGGAAACCTTGAAAGTCTCCATTGGCTATATCGACAGCTATATCGGTGAAGGCCAGATGTCCTACGCAGGTCCCGGCGCGCTCGTGCGCGCGCGTCTCGCACTCGACATTGTTGCGGAGCGGCTGAAGATGACCGCTGTGCAGGCGAGCGAACTCCGCTATGACATTCTGGGTGTCAATGCGATGCATGGCGACGCATTAGCCGCTTCGCATTCCGAGCCGTATGAAGTGCGTATCCGTGTGGCTGGACGCACCGACAACCTGCGCGAAGCTGAACGCATCGCCAATGAAGTGGAAAGCCTGTATACCTGCGGCCCGGCCGGTGGCGGCGGCGCGACGAAGTCTGCAAAGGATATCGTCGCGGTACTCTCGACCTTCCTGCCGCGCAGCGAAATAAAAACCTCTATTCAATTCGAGGAGTCCCGACATGCTGTTACGTGA
- a CDS encoding Bug family tripartite tricarboxylate transporter substrate binding protein: protein MNYKKLPNLFLLAACAVVATGASAQSQFPEKPIRFVVPFASGTATDQLARALGQAVTQETKHQVIVDNKPGGNGFIGASEAARAAPDGYTVFITTNTTHAAAEHLYKKLPYDPVKDFAPITGLGKGGQIMVVNSQFPSATVKDFIALAKKDPGKLTFGSGSSSSRIAGELFQQLAGVQLLHVPYKSNTFAVTDLLGGQIQMMITDSATGMPHVKSGKLRALGYSAKTRSPLAPDVPTIEEAGVKGYDIGYWFAAYAPAKTPQPIIARLNELLTKAAKSPAANSAFYATSGTEVFVTSPEELAKFQSSESRKWGEIIQKAGIEKE, encoded by the coding sequence ATGAATTATAAAAAGCTACCCAATCTTTTCCTGCTCGCCGCATGCGCGGTGGTCGCCACCGGTGCGTCGGCCCAATCGCAATTTCCTGAAAAGCCGATCCGGTTCGTCGTCCCCTTCGCTTCCGGCACAGCTACGGATCAGCTTGCACGTGCATTGGGACAAGCGGTGACACAAGAAACCAAACACCAGGTTATTGTCGACAATAAGCCGGGCGGTAACGGTTTCATCGGCGCCAGCGAGGCGGCGCGCGCCGCGCCGGACGGATACACCGTGTTCATCACGACGAATACCACCCATGCGGCGGCCGAGCATTTGTACAAAAAGCTGCCTTATGATCCGGTAAAGGACTTTGCACCGATCACGGGTCTTGGCAAAGGTGGCCAGATCATGGTAGTCAATAGTCAGTTCCCGTCTGCGACCGTGAAAGATTTCATCGCACTGGCAAAAAAGGATCCGGGCAAACTGACTTTCGGCAGCGGCAGTTCATCCAGCCGGATTGCGGGCGAACTGTTCCAGCAACTGGCTGGCGTGCAACTGCTCCACGTTCCCTACAAGAGCAATACTTTCGCCGTCACCGATCTTCTTGGCGGCCAGATCCAGATGATGATTACCGATTCGGCGACAGGTATGCCACACGTCAAGAGCGGTAAACTGCGTGCATTGGGATACTCGGCCAAGACACGTTCGCCTCTTGCACCAGACGTTCCTACGATCGAAGAAGCCGGCGTGAAGGGTTATGACATCGGTTACTGGTTCGCCGCTTATGCGCCAGCAAAAACGCCGCAGCCCATCATCGCCCGGCTCAATGAACTGCTGACCAAGGCGGCAAAGAGCCCCGCCGCGAACAGTGCATTCTATGCGACCAGCGGAACCGAAGTGTTTGTCACGTCACCGGAAGAGCTGGCGAAGTTTCAATCTTCCGAGTCCAGGAAATGGGGTGAGATCATCCAGAAGGCCGGGATTGAAAAGGAATAA
- a CDS encoding methyl-accepting chemotaxis protein, whose amino-acid sequence MKLKNLKIGQRLTIGFGMAIAVMVVVILFGAVKLVHINRNVEVMVNERYPQTALANGIKSDLFDAVQTMRDILFATDQEEIKTYLSGVEQSMEFVDKSIGELNQKPAASPDELEMKKGLVDARDKFTSELERFKQLVKAGDRDQAKDILYTTVQTAQVAYFQALNQLITYHADAMVSSSRTAIDDAKRSVIVMIALAGGACVLAVMIGLFVTRSITRPLRQAVELAKRVAAGDLTATIEVTSQDETGMLVQSLKEMNESLARIVADVRTGIEAISIASAEIATGNMDLASRTEQQAGSVERTVASMEGLTSTVKQNADNARQANQLAATASQVATKGGDVVGQVVETMESINESARKIVDIISVIDGIAFQTNILALNAAVEAARAGEQGRGFAVVAAEVRSLAQRSAGAAKEIKQLIGDSVDRVNAGSKLVGQAGTTMDEVVTSVQRVTDIIVEISAASAEQSTDIEQINQAFTQIDEATNQNAALVEEAAAAAERMREEAGLLACAVSVFRVEATNHQPPAEYDVTPAPAKPEMLTSGMISRKLVGPA is encoded by the coding sequence ATGAAACTGAAAAACCTGAAAATCGGACAACGGCTCACAATCGGCTTTGGCATGGCAATTGCCGTCATGGTGGTGGTGATCCTGTTCGGTGCCGTCAAGCTGGTACATATCAACCGGAATGTCGAGGTGATGGTCAATGAACGTTACCCGCAGACGGCGTTGGCCAACGGCATCAAGTCAGATCTGTTCGACGCGGTGCAAACCATGCGCGACATCCTGTTTGCAACCGACCAGGAAGAAATCAAAACTTATCTCTCGGGCGTTGAGCAGTCGATGGAGTTCGTCGACAAGAGCATCGGTGAACTCAACCAGAAACCCGCCGCGTCCCCCGACGAACTCGAGATGAAGAAAGGTCTCGTGGACGCGCGGGATAAGTTCACATCGGAACTGGAGCGCTTCAAACAGCTCGTCAAGGCGGGTGACAGGGATCAGGCCAAGGACATTCTCTATACCACTGTGCAAACGGCGCAGGTCGCCTATTTCCAGGCCTTGAATCAGTTGATTACCTACCATGCCGATGCAATGGTCAGCAGCAGCCGGACTGCGATAGATGACGCCAAGCGTTCGGTCATTGTCATGATCGCGCTGGCAGGCGGCGCTTGTGTCCTGGCGGTGATGATCGGCCTGTTCGTCACACGCAGCATCACGCGGCCCTTGCGCCAGGCAGTGGAACTGGCCAAGCGCGTGGCCGCCGGCGATCTGACTGCGACCATCGAAGTGACGAGCCAGGATGAAACCGGCATGCTGGTCCAGTCGCTGAAGGAGATGAACGAAAGCCTTGCACGCATTGTCGCCGATGTCCGTACCGGCATCGAGGCCATCAGCATTGCGTCCGCCGAGATTGCCACCGGTAATATGGATCTCGCGTCGCGCACGGAACAGCAGGCCGGTTCGGTGGAACGTACCGTCGCCTCGATGGAGGGGCTGACTTCGACGGTCAAGCAAAATGCTGACAATGCGCGCCAGGCGAACCAGCTTGCGGCCACCGCGTCGCAAGTAGCGACAAAGGGCGGTGACGTAGTGGGGCAGGTGGTCGAGACGATGGAATCGATCAATGAATCCGCACGCAAGATTGTCGACATCATTAGCGTGATCGACGGCATTGCGTTCCAGACCAATATCCTTGCGCTGAATGCGGCGGTGGAAGCGGCGCGTGCCGGCGAGCAGGGCCGTGGTTTTGCGGTGGTCGCAGCTGAAGTGCGCAGTCTGGCACAGCGCAGCGCCGGCGCGGCGAAGGAAATCAAGCAATTGATCGGCGATTCGGTCGACCGGGTGAACGCCGGCAGCAAGCTGGTGGGGCAGGCGGGCACGACGATGGACGAGGTAGTGACGAGCGTGCAGCGTGTCACCGACATCATCGTGGAGATTTCAGCGGCCAGCGCCGAGCAGAGCACCGATATTGAACAGATCAACCAGGCGTTCACGCAGATCGACGAGGCGACCAACCAGAATGCAGCGCTGGTTGAGGAAGCAGCGGCTGCGGCGGAGCGCATGCGCGAGGAAGCCGGCTTGCTGGCATGCGCAGTCAGTGTGTTCCGGGTGGAGGCAACGAATCACCAGCCACCGGCAGAATATGACGTCACGCCCGCACCGGCCAAGCCGGAGATGCTGACGAGCGGCATGATTAGCCGGAAGCTGGTTGGACCGGCGTGA
- a CDS encoding efflux RND transporter permease subunit, with product MLTNNIDDMPPIRELKDFDRNSGSRFERLIFNNRLLVILACVLTTVVLGFQATKLTLNAAFEKTIPHNQPYIKNFLENRNELKGLGNALRIVVENKNGDIFDPAYLQALKQINDELFLTPGVDRANVKSLWMPVVRWNEVTEEGFSGGPVMPDNYDGSPKHTEQLRQNIARAQIYGSLVGTDYKSSMIFVPLMDKDVRTGAALDYQELSKRLEDIRAKYAQAEGAEIEIRIVGFAKVVGDLLAGLQQMMIYFGVAAVIAAAIIFWWTRCTRSTTLVLLCSLVAVLWQLGLVTTLGYELDPYSILVPFLVFAIGVSHGAQKMNGIMQDVGRGTHKLVAARYTFRRLFLAGLTALAADAVGFAVLMLIDIPVIQDLAITASLGVALLVFTNLVLLPVLLSYTGVSKKAAERALQAEQREEGGIWKWLERFTERRWAIGAIAVSLLIGVAGFVVSLNLKIGDLDPGASELRPNSRYNLDNAYITGKYSLSNDQFAVIVKTKPEGCLEYATLMETDRLGWMLQQVPGVQTTVSLPDAVRKITAGTFEGSSKWLAISPNQDVLNYAARTASTSNPDLFNNECSVMPVVAYLADHKAETLDRIVKAADQFAKEHSTPERQFLLAAGSAGIEAATNIVVKQANVTMLLYVYAAVILLCFITFRSWRAVVVAVVPLVITSILCEALMVALGMGVKVATLPVIALGVGIGVDYALYLLSIQLQQQRAGATLADAYRHALRFTGKVVALVGVTLAAGVITWAWSPIKFQADMGILLTFMFIWNMVGALVLIPALSHFLLRGVGNVAAQSQGEAVEQVVQEAKRA from the coding sequence ATGCTAACGAACAACATCGACGACATGCCGCCCATCCGCGAGTTGAAGGATTTCGACCGCAACTCCGGCAGCCGTTTCGAGCGGCTGATTTTCAACAACCGCCTGCTGGTGATTCTCGCCTGTGTGCTGACCACAGTGGTGCTGGGCTTCCAGGCCACCAAGCTGACGCTGAATGCGGCCTTCGAAAAGACGATCCCGCACAACCAGCCGTACATCAAGAACTTCCTCGAGAACCGCAATGAGCTGAAGGGTTTGGGCAATGCGCTGCGCATCGTAGTCGAGAATAAGAACGGTGACATTTTCGACCCTGCGTATCTGCAGGCGTTGAAGCAGATCAACGATGAACTGTTCCTGACGCCGGGTGTCGACCGCGCCAACGTCAAATCGCTGTGGATGCCAGTGGTACGCTGGAACGAGGTAACCGAAGAGGGTTTCAGCGGCGGCCCCGTGATGCCGGACAACTACGACGGTTCGCCCAAGCACACCGAGCAATTGCGCCAGAACATCGCCCGCGCGCAGATCTACGGCAGCCTGGTCGGTACCGATTACAAGTCCAGCATGATTTTCGTGCCGCTGATGGACAAGGACGTGCGTACGGGTGCTGCGCTCGATTACCAAGAACTGTCCAAGCGACTGGAAGACATCCGCGCCAAGTATGCGCAAGCCGAAGGGGCCGAGATCGAGATCCGTATCGTCGGCTTTGCCAAGGTGGTGGGTGACCTCTTGGCCGGCTTGCAGCAGATGATGATTTATTTCGGTGTGGCTGCTGTGATCGCCGCTGCCATCATCTTCTGGTGGACGCGCTGCACGCGCAGTACGACCCTCGTCTTGCTTTGTTCGCTGGTGGCGGTGTTGTGGCAATTGGGCTTGGTGACGACACTCGGTTACGAGCTCGATCCGTACTCGATCCTGGTACCGTTCCTGGTGTTTGCGATTGGTGTGTCGCACGGCGCGCAAAAGATGAACGGTATCATGCAGGATGTCGGCCGCGGCACGCATAAGCTGGTCGCCGCACGTTACACGTTCCGCCGCTTGTTCCTCGCTGGTTTGACTGCCCTGGCGGCCGATGCGGTCGGGTTTGCCGTATTGATGTTGATCGATATTCCAGTGATTCAGGATCTGGCAATTACTGCCAGCCTGGGGGTGGCCTTGCTCGTGTTCACCAATCTCGTGCTGCTGCCGGTATTGCTGTCGTATACCGGCGTGAGCAAGAAGGCGGCCGAGCGTGCCTTGCAGGCTGAACAACGCGAAGAAGGCGGCATCTGGAAATGGCTGGAACGCTTTACCGAGCGGCGCTGGGCCATAGGTGCCATCGCCGTCTCGCTCTTGATTGGGGTGGCCGGCTTTGTCGTCAGCCTGAACCTGAAGATCGGCGACCTCGATCCTGGCGCATCGGAACTGCGCCCGAACTCGCGCTACAACCTCGACAATGCCTACATCACCGGCAAGTATTCCTTGTCCAACGACCAGTTCGCGGTGATCGTCAAGACGAAACCGGAAGGCTGCCTGGAATACGCCACGCTGATGGAAACCGACCGTTTGGGCTGGATGCTGCAGCAAGTTCCTGGTGTGCAAACCACGGTGTCCTTGCCCGATGCGGTGCGCAAGATCACTGCCGGCACTTTCGAGGGCAGCAGCAAGTGGCTGGCCATCTCGCCGAACCAGGATGTGCTGAACTATGCAGCGCGTACCGCGTCCACCAGCAACCCGGACCTGTTCAACAACGAATGCTCGGTCATGCCGGTGGTCGCCTATCTCGCCGATCACAAGGCCGAGACCTTGGACCGGATAGTGAAGGCAGCGGACCAGTTCGCCAAAGAACACAGCACGCCGGAGCGCCAGTTCCTGCTGGCCGCAGGTAGCGCCGGCATCGAAGCAGCCACGAACATCGTGGTCAAGCAGGCCAATGTCACGATGTTGCTATACGTCTATGCGGCGGTGATCCTGCTGTGCTTCATCACCTTCCGCAGCTGGCGCGCGGTGGTGGTGGCAGTGGTGCCGCTGGTGATTACCTCGATCCTGTGCGAAGCGCTGATGGTAGCGCTGGGCATGGGCGTGAAGGTCGCGACCTTGCCGGTAATCGCCTTGGGTGTCGGCATCGGCGTCGACTATGCGTTGTATCTGCTCTCGATCCAGTTGCAGCAGCAGCGCGCGGGCGCAACGCTGGCTGATGCGTATCGCCATGCATTGCGCTTTACCGGCAAGGTGGTGGCGCTGGTCGGTGTGACGCTGGCTGCGGGTGTGATCACCTGGGCCTGGTCGCCGATCAAGTTCCAGGCTGACATGGGCATTTTGCTGACCTTCATGTTCATCTGGAACATGGTGGGCGCCCTGGTGTTGATTCCGGCGCTGTCGCACTTCCTGTTGCGCGGCGTTGGCAATGTCGCGGCGCAAAGCCAGGGAGAAGCTGTAGAACAAGTCGTACAGGAGGCAAAACGCGCCTGA
- a CDS encoding WD40/YVTN/BNR-like repeat-containing protein, which produces MQYKTLLPPLVLGAAIIAGSAAAEPIFHTPLALPAAKSSLALRAPLNALALAGKRLVTAGQRGHILYSDDGQNWTQAEVPLSSDLTALYFPSAQKGWAVGHEGVILHTTDGGATWTKQLDGKQAADLLVKQYGKPANPNDPVAQRLQQDAEAFAAQGADKPFLDVWFEDDKRGFVIGAFNLILRTEDGGQSWMPWLDRVDNPKGLHLYAIRPAGGTLFIAGEQGLVLKFDRVQRRFTHVDLPYQGTLFGVAGTADLVLVYGLRGNAYRSNDGGASWTKVDTGVNAGLASGLVRSDGSVVLVSQAGHVLLSSDNGTSFNRVKVATTGPAFAVSEASNGAIALAGMGGVRVEALK; this is translated from the coding sequence GTGCAGTACAAAACTTTATTGCCCCCGCTTGTGCTGGGGGCTGCCATTATTGCAGGTTCGGCTGCTGCTGAACCCATCTTTCACACGCCGCTGGCACTACCGGCAGCCAAGAGTTCTCTGGCGCTGCGCGCGCCGCTCAATGCATTGGCGCTGGCGGGCAAGCGCCTCGTTACAGCGGGCCAGCGCGGCCACATCCTGTATTCCGATGACGGCCAGAACTGGACGCAGGCCGAAGTGCCGCTCAGTTCCGACCTCACGGCTCTGTATTTCCCAAGTGCGCAGAAGGGCTGGGCGGTCGGCCATGAAGGCGTGATCCTGCATACCACCGATGGCGGTGCCACCTGGACCAAGCAACTCGATGGCAAGCAGGCCGCCGACTTGCTGGTCAAGCAGTATGGCAAGCCGGCCAATCCGAACGATCCTGTCGCACAACGCCTGCAGCAGGACGCCGAGGCGTTCGCCGCACAAGGCGCCGATAAACCCTTCCTCGATGTCTGGTTCGAAGACGATAAGAGAGGTTTCGTCATCGGCGCATTCAACCTGATTCTGCGTACCGAAGATGGCGGCCAGAGCTGGATGCCATGGTTGGATCGTGTCGACAACCCGAAGGGCTTGCACTTGTATGCGATCCGCCCGGCCGGCGGCACGCTGTTCATCGCCGGCGAACAAGGCTTGGTGCTCAAATTCGACCGTGTGCAGCGGCGTTTTACGCACGTAGACCTGCCGTATCAAGGCACGCTGTTTGGCGTTGCCGGTACGGCGGATTTGGTGCTGGTGTACGGCTTGCGTGGCAATGCGTACCGAAGCAACGATGGCGGTGCTTCCTGGACCAAGGTCGACACCGGTGTCAATGCAGGTTTGGCAAGCGGCCTCGTACGCTCGGATGGTTCTGTCGTCCTGGTTAGCCAGGCAGGCCACGTGCTGCTGTCCAGCGATAACGGCACCAGCTTCAACCGCGTGAAAGTCGCGACGACGGGCCCGGCATTTGCTGTGTCTGAAGCCAGCAACGGCGCGATTGCGCTGGCCGGCATGGGTGGCGTGCGTGTCGAAGCGCTGAAGTAA
- a CDS encoding DUF1329 domain-containing protein — MKKLAAALIGAGLLSASMGIAHAAVSAEDAKKLGTTLTMTGAEKAGNKDGSIPEYTGGLTTAPAGFDKSNGVRPDPFASEKPLFSIDAKNMAQYADKLTEGTKALMKAYPDFRIDVFKTHRTVSLPKSLQENSVKNATRAKLSEDGLSLQGARAGVPFPIPKNGNEVMTNHITRFQGVGFVVPKYTAYNVDSSGKLFVSTQGTWTQEAPYYDESKDGDAVLFTRARANYSGPARRAGEAILSYDHVDAEKGSRRWQYLPGQRRVRLAPDLAYDTPNASTSGMSTIDDINLFNGKMDRFDFKLVGKKEFYVPYNAYRFAYAANPEEVFGSKVINPASVRWELHRVWVVEATLKEGKRHIYSKRTFYVDEDSWAALASDQYDGRGQMWRPGFNYITPNYDASGAYSTAAGHYDLIAGTYCINVWPGKGGVKVSDKFTPDSSWTADSLSGAGVR; from the coding sequence ATGAAGAAATTAGCAGCAGCATTGATCGGCGCGGGCCTGTTGTCCGCGTCAATGGGCATCGCCCATGCCGCGGTAAGTGCGGAGGACGCCAAGAAGTTGGGCACCACGCTGACCATGACCGGCGCGGAAAAGGCCGGCAACAAGGATGGCTCGATTCCCGAATACACCGGCGGCCTGACCACCGCTCCCGCCGGCTTCGACAAGTCCAACGGGGTGCGTCCCGATCCCTTCGCGAGCGAGAAGCCGCTGTTCTCGATCGACGCGAAGAATATGGCCCAGTACGCGGACAAGCTGACCGAAGGCACCAAGGCGTTGATGAAGGCCTATCCGGACTTTCGCATCGATGTCTTCAAGACGCATCGCACCGTATCGCTCCCGAAGTCCTTGCAGGAAAATTCGGTAAAGAATGCGACCCGGGCCAAGCTCTCTGAAGACGGTCTCTCCTTGCAGGGCGCGCGTGCCGGCGTTCCGTTCCCGATCCCGAAGAACGGTAATGAAGTGATGACCAACCACATTACGCGTTTTCAGGGTGTGGGTTTTGTCGTGCCGAAATATACGGCGTATAACGTCGACTCTTCCGGCAAGCTCTTCGTCTCCACCCAGGGTACATGGACGCAGGAGGCGCCATACTATGACGAGTCGAAGGATGGTGACGCCGTCCTCTTCACGCGTGCGCGCGCCAATTACAGTGGACCGGCGCGCCGTGCCGGGGAGGCAATCCTGTCATACGACCATGTTGATGCGGAAAAAGGAAGCCGCAGGTGGCAGTACCTGCCGGGTCAGCGCCGCGTGCGCCTCGCGCCGGACTTGGCCTACGACACGCCCAACGCCAGTACCTCCGGCATGTCGACAATCGACGACATCAATCTGTTCAATGGAAAGATGGACCGCTTCGACTTCAAGCTGGTCGGCAAGAAGGAATTCTATGTGCCGTACAACGCCTACCGCTTCGCCTATGCCGCGAATCCGGAAGAGGTATTCGGGTCGAAGGTCATCAATCCAGCGTCCGTGCGCTGGGAATTGCATCGTGTATGGGTGGTCGAGGCGACTTTGAAGGAAGGCAAGCGTCACATCTATTCGAAACGGACCTTCTACGTGGACGAGGATAGCTGGGCTGCGCTTGCCTCCGACCAGTATGACGGCCGTGGACAAATGTGGCGTCCAGGTTTCAACTACATCACACCGAATTACGATGCATCCGGCGCTTACAGCACGGCTGCAGGCCACTACGACCTCATCGCCGGCACGTATTGCATCAACGTCTGGCCGGGTAAGGGCGGTGTGAAAGTGTCGGACAAGTTCACGCCGGACAGTAGCTGGACTGCGGATAGCCTCAGCGGCGCAGGCGTACGCTAA